One genomic window of Punica granatum isolate Tunisia-2019 chromosome 1, ASM765513v2, whole genome shotgun sequence includes the following:
- the LOC116192180 gene encoding kinesin-like protein KIN-14J: MSFHRDERSGTNGGFPTSNGTHEGGVDRTDSFDNNLEESLAGSGPDSGKKFHEVFQLKHGLYADQAGANIIELVKSSGLDNAPTHSLFGVVNRILDESMDRKNGDISNHIAFILREVLQIIEQRMSVQVENFRNQSNLYRAREEKFNSRIKVLETLAKGTSEENEISVRNLQQIKSEKIRIEEKRKLGELNILKMRKEKDDAYAEVSSFKQEFEMTKSIYEKHCMQIEEETREAKLQLEKELKELECELDGSRKKVAQLEEFSESKYRRWKKKEIKYQRFVDFQFGALQDLRAASVLMKNEVLKTRRRHAEELNYLGGKLKGLVDAAQNYHAVLAENRRLYNEVQDLKGNIRVYCRIRPFLPGQSMKQTTIEYIGENGELVVANPTKNGKENHRLFKFNKVFGPAATQEDVFLDTQPLIRSVLDGYNVCIFAYGQTGSGKTYTMSGPSVMSQEDWGVNYRALNDLFQIAQSRGGSIIYEVAVQMVEIYNEQVRDLLSTDGPQKRLGIWSTAQPNGLAVPEASMHSVKTTADVLELMHIGLTNRAVGATALNERSSRSHSVLTVHVRGTDLETNAVLRGNLHLIDLAGSERVDRSEATGDRLREAQHINKSLSALGDVIFALAQKNSHVPYRNSKLTQVLQSSLGGQAKTLMFVQLNPDVDSYSETISTLKFAERVSGVELGAARSNKEGREVRELMEQVASLKDTIAKKDGEIERLLSVKPSANGDRRANGDRRLTSSLRYGSSSPRRHSIGTPQQPQRIAGSRISGMSDKAASDGDNCSEYSDKHSEAGSQQSVDEPKHQRELFYLPSKLSSKDIGPSVDDDVELLGLGDGDSEERLSDISDGGLSMGTETDGSVSSIVEYTLFPETTKPPEKSENSEKSIPPSKLPKPPQQKLLLQQTKTSRLTRSAPKISSSARKTVAGSSSSVKPTKRWQ; this comes from the exons ATGAGCTTCCATAGAGACGAAAGGTCAGGCACAAATGGGGGATTTCCCACCTCAAATGGAACCCATGAGGGAGGCGTCGACCGTACAGATAGTTTTGACAACAATTTAGAAG aGTCCTTAGCAGGTTCAGGACCTGATTCTGGAAAGAAGTTTCATGAAGTTTTCCAATTAAAGCATGGACTATATGCTGATCAAGCGGGTGCAAATATCATTGAATTGGTCAAATCGAGTGGTTTAGAT AATGCTCCGACTCATTCACTTTTTGGTGTAGTAAACCGGATTTTGGATGAGAGCATGGATAGAAAGAATGGCGACATTTCCAAT CATATTGCCTTCATATTGAGGGAAGTCCTCCAAATAATTGAGCAGCGGATGTCCGTTCAAGTGGAGAACTTCAGAAAT CAAAGCAATCTTTACAGAGCTCGGGAAGAGAAGTTCAATTCAAGAATCAAAGTGCTTGAAACACTTGCAAAGGGGACTAGTGAAGAGAATGAG ATTTCCGTGAGGAACCTGCAGCAAATAAAG AGTGAGAAGATAAGAAttgaagaaaagaggaaactTGGGGAATTAAATATTCTCAAAATGCGGAAAGAGAAGGATGATGCATATGCTGAAGTTTCAAGTTTTAAGCAGGAATTTGAGATGACTAAATCAATATATGAAAAACATTGCATGCAAATAGAAGAGGAGACTAGGGAAGCCAAACTTCAGTTAGAAAAGGAGTTGAAGGAACTTGAATGTGAACTGGATGGTTCTCGAAAAAAGGTTGCTCAACTTGAGGAGTTTTCTGAATCTAAATATCGGAGAtggaaaaagaaggaaatcaaATACCAGCGCTTTGTTGACTTTCAGTTTGGAGCTCTACAG GACCTAAGGGCAGCTTCTGTTTTGATGAAAAATGAAGTTTTGAAAACAAGGAGGAGGCATGCTGAGGAACTGAACTATCTGG GAGGGAAGCTGAAGGGACTTGTAGATGCTGCTCAAAATTACCATGCAGTTCTTGCAGAGAACAGGAGATTGTACAATGAGGTTCAGGATTTGAAAG GAAATATTAGAGTATACTGCAGAATTAGGCCATTCCTCCCAGGTCAGAGTATGAAGCAGACTACGATAGAGTATATTGGTGAAAACGGGGAGCTGGTGGTTGCAAATCCcacaaaaaatggaaaagagaaCCACAGGCTCTTTAAGTTTAATAAGGTTTTTGGCCCAGCTGCCACTCAAG AGGACGTCTTTCTGGACACTCAACCATTAATTCGCTCAGTGTtggatggatataatgtgtgCATCTTTGCCTATGGTCAAACTGGTTCGGGGAAGACATATACGATG AGTGGACCTAGTGTGATGTCACAAGAGGACTGGGGTGTCAATTATCGAGCACTGAATGACCTATTCCAAATTGCTCAAAGCAGGGGTGGTTCTATTATCTATGAAGTTGCCGTCCAAATGGTTGAAATTTACAATGAGCAAGTTCGCGATTTGCTCTCAACCGATGGCCCCCAAAAAAG ACTTGGGATTTGGAGTACAGCTCAACCGAATGGGTTAGCTGTTCCTGAAGCAAGCATGCACAGTGTGAAGACAACTGCAGATGTCTTAGAACTGATGCATATTGGCTTGACTAATCGAGCTGTAGGTGCCACTGCATTAAATGAAAGAAGCAGCAGATCCCATAG TGTTTTAACTGTTCATGTCCGAGGCACTGATTTGGAGACCAATGCTGTGTTACGCGGTAATCTTCATTTGATTGATCTTGCTGGAAGTGAACGGGTGGATCGTTCGGAAGCAACTGGAGACAGGCTTCGAGAGGCACagcatataaataaatcactTTCAGCTCTTGGAGATGTTATCTTTGCTCTAGCTCAAAAGAATTCACACGTACCATATAGAAACAGCAAACTGACCCAAGTTCTTCAAAGTTCTTTAG GCGGTCAAGCAAAGACTCTCATGTTTGTGCAGCTTAATCCTGATGTTGATTCTTATTCAGAAACGATAAGTACCTTGAAATTTGCTGAGAGGGTGTCTGGTGTTGAATTGGGTGCTGCTCGGAGCAACAAAGAGGGAAGAGAAGTTAGAGAACTCATGGAACAG GTTGCATCCCTCAAGGACACAATTGCTAAGAAAGATGGGGAGATTGAGCGTCTGCTGTCTGTCAAGCCTAGTGCAAATGGTGACAGACGTGCAAATGGTGACAGGCGTCTAACGAGTTCCCTTAGATATGGGTCTTCATCCCCTAGGAGACATTCAATTGGGACACCTCAACAACCCCAAAGAATTGCAGGTAGCAGAATCTCGGGAATGAGTGACAAGGCAGCTTCTGATGGAGACAACTGTTCAGAATACAGTGACAAACATTCGGAAGCTGGATCACAGCAATCAGTTGATGAACCGAAGCATCAAAGGGAGTTGTTTTATCTTCCATCTAAGCTTTCTTCCAAGGATATCGGCCCAAgtgtagatgatgatgtggaGCTTCTGGGCTTGGGCGATGGAGATTCTGAGGAGAGACTGAGTGATATATCTGATGGTGGGCTTTCAATGGGCACGGAAACTGATGGATCTGTCTCCAGCATTGTGGAATACACTCTATTTCCTGAAACTACAAAACCACCCGAGAAATCTGAGAACTCAGAGAA ATCGATTCCTCCATCGAAACTTCCGAAGCCGCCCCAACAGAAGCTGCTGCTACAGCAGACAAAAACATCCCGACTGACTAGAAGCGCTCCCAAGATCTCATCAA GTGCTAGGAAAACTGTAGCAGGCAGCTCCTCTTCGGTCAAGCCCACCAAACGGTGGCAGTAA
- the LOC116192450 gene encoding transcription factor GLABRA 3 isoform X2 codes for MLEWGDGYYNGDIKTRKTVQAVEFNADELGLQRSEQLRELYESLSAGESSGQIRRPSAALSPEDLTDTEWYYLVCMSFHFDIGQGLPGRTLATGQPIWLCDAPYADSKTFSRSLLAKSASIQTVVCFPFFGGVVELGVTDMVPENPAPIQHVKASLLETPHWKYSMKFHHDNFETRMIPIAGELEMVSPTSSSNAFEAHQLPDESQMVEGINGAASQVHSWQFMDDDFSNCLQHSVNSSDCVSQSLIDPGNVIEYPLQEDERKGGNHDRLGVDVRDDDFHYQSILSSLLKTSKELIFGPSLPKGKRESSFRTWKKGGSANSGKLSSGTNQRLLKSILFEVPHMHDEGLREYQMESSCMKNGVCRPEADEIGQNHVLAERRRRERIHEQFGTLKSIVPSVNKFDKVSVLDDTIEYLKQLVRRVEELECTVSEENHRRKLPQDTSERTCDNYGENKLGIGKRHSVSKRPSVSKRKAQEMDETGTEINCTENLIVTVEDKEVVIEMKCKWREGLLLEVINAASNLRLDSHSVQTSTADGILSLAMRSKFVGSASPSAQTIRQALQRFAWRQR; via the exons ATGTTGGAATGGGGCGATGGATACTACAATGGGGACATTAAAACTCGAAAAACAGTCCAAGCAGTGGAATTTAACGCGGACGAGTTGGGACTACAGAGGAGTGAGCAGCTAAGAGAACTCTACGAATCACTATCTGCTGGTGAGTCGAGTGGCCAGATCAGAAGGCCTTCAGCAGCGCTTTCCCCCGAAGATCTTACTGATACCGAGTGGTATTACTTAGTCTGCATGTCCTTCCATTTCGACATTGGCCAAGG GTTGCCTGGGAGAACATTAGCAACTGGCCAACCCATTTGGCTATGCGATGCTCCATACGCGGACAGCAAAACTTTCAGTCGATCTCTCCTTGCAAAG AGTGCATCTATTCAG ACTGTGGTGTGCTTCCCATTTTTCGGTGGTGTGGTTGAGTTGGGAGTGACCGACATG GTTCCTGAGAACCCTGCTCCCATTCAACATGTCAAGGCTTCCTTATTGGAGACTCCACATTGGAAATATTCCATGAAATTCCATCATGATAATTTTGAGACCAGAATGATTCCGATTGCTGGAGAGCTCGAAATGGTATCTCCAACCTCGAGTTCAAATGCGTTTGAGGCTCATCAACTCCCCGATGAATCACAAATGGTCGAAGGGATAAATGGGGCAGCTTCTCAAGTACATAGTTGGCAGTTCATGGATGATGATTTCAGTAACTGTTTGCAACACTCTGTAAATTCCAGCGATTGTGTATCGCAAAGTCTCATCGATCCAGGAAATGTAATTGAATATCCGCTCCAAGAGGATGAGAGAAAGGGGGGTAATCATGATCGGCTGGGTGTGGACGTTCGAGATGATGATTTCCACTATCAAAGCATTCTCTCGAGTCTCCTGAAAACTTCCAAGGAACTTATCTTTGGGCCCAGTTTACCAAAGGGTAAGAGGGAATCGAGTTTTCGGACATGGAAGAAAGGAGGATCTGCAAATTCCGGCAAACTGAGCTCTGGAACTAACCAGAGACTGTTGAAAAGTATTCTTTTCGAAGTTCCTCATATGCATGATGAGGGCTTACGCGAATATCAAATGGAAAGTAGCTGCATGAAGAATGGAGTTTGTAGACCTGAAGCTGATGAAATAGGCCAAAACCATGTCTTAGCTGAGAGAAGACGAAGGGAAAGGATACATGAGCAGTTTGGGACTCTAAAATCGATAGTCCCTTCCGTTAACAAG TTCGATAAGGTATCTGTCCTAGATGACACGATTGAGTACTTGAAGCAACTCGTGAGGAGGGTCGAAGAACTGGAGTGCACAGTATCAGAAGAGAACCACAGAAGAAAACTACCCCAAGACACGAGTGAGAGGACATGTGATAATTACGGTGAGAACAAGCTCGGGATCGGTAAGAGGCATTCAGTAAGTAAGAGGCCATCGGTAAGCAAGAGGAAGGCTCAGGAGATGGATGAGACTGGAACTGAGATCAATTGCACCGAGAACTTGATTGTAACTGTCGAGGATAAGGAAGTTGTGATCGAGATGAAGTGCAAATGGAGGGAAGGGCTCCTACTTGAGGTTATAAATGCAGCAAGCAATCTTCGTTTAGATTCTCACTCGGTTCAGACTTCCACTGCTGATGGGATTCTCTCGCTAGCAATGAGGTCTAAG TTTGTGGGATCAGCTAGTCCATCGGCTCAAACAATCAGGCAAGCACTGCAGAGATTTGCTTGGAGACAACGTTGA
- the LOC116192450 gene encoding transcription factor GLABRA 3 isoform X1 has product MESGTANRGNGVPENLKQQLAIAVRSIQWSYGIFWSISPSQPGMLEWGDGYYNGDIKTRKTVQAVEFNADELGLQRSEQLRELYESLSAGESSGQIRRPSAALSPEDLTDTEWYYLVCMSFHFDIGQGLPGRTLATGQPIWLCDAPYADSKTFSRSLLAKSASIQTVVCFPFFGGVVELGVTDMVPENPAPIQHVKASLLETPHWKYSMKFHHDNFETRMIPIAGELEMVSPTSSSNAFEAHQLPDESQMVEGINGAASQVHSWQFMDDDFSNCLQHSVNSSDCVSQSLIDPGNVIEYPLQEDERKGGNHDRLGVDVRDDDFHYQSILSSLLKTSKELIFGPSLPKGKRESSFRTWKKGGSANSGKLSSGTNQRLLKSILFEVPHMHDEGLREYQMESSCMKNGVCRPEADEIGQNHVLAERRRRERIHEQFGTLKSIVPSVNKFDKVSVLDDTIEYLKQLVRRVEELECTVSEENHRRKLPQDTSERTCDNYGENKLGIGKRHSVSKRPSVSKRKAQEMDETGTEINCTENLIVTVEDKEVVIEMKCKWREGLLLEVINAASNLRLDSHSVQTSTADGILSLAMRSKFVGSASPSAQTIRQALQRFAWRQR; this is encoded by the exons ATGGAGAGTGGAACCGCGAACCGTGGAAATGGAGTGCCAGAGAACCTGAAACAGCAGCTTGCTATTGCAGTGAGGAGCATCCAATGGAGCTATGGTATCTTCTGGTCAATTTCACCCTCACAACCTGG GATGTTGGAATGGGGCGATGGATACTACAATGGGGACATTAAAACTCGAAAAACAGTCCAAGCAGTGGAATTTAACGCGGACGAGTTGGGACTACAGAGGAGTGAGCAGCTAAGAGAACTCTACGAATCACTATCTGCTGGTGAGTCGAGTGGCCAGATCAGAAGGCCTTCAGCAGCGCTTTCCCCCGAAGATCTTACTGATACCGAGTGGTATTACTTAGTCTGCATGTCCTTCCATTTCGACATTGGCCAAGG GTTGCCTGGGAGAACATTAGCAACTGGCCAACCCATTTGGCTATGCGATGCTCCATACGCGGACAGCAAAACTTTCAGTCGATCTCTCCTTGCAAAG AGTGCATCTATTCAG ACTGTGGTGTGCTTCCCATTTTTCGGTGGTGTGGTTGAGTTGGGAGTGACCGACATG GTTCCTGAGAACCCTGCTCCCATTCAACATGTCAAGGCTTCCTTATTGGAGACTCCACATTGGAAATATTCCATGAAATTCCATCATGATAATTTTGAGACCAGAATGATTCCGATTGCTGGAGAGCTCGAAATGGTATCTCCAACCTCGAGTTCAAATGCGTTTGAGGCTCATCAACTCCCCGATGAATCACAAATGGTCGAAGGGATAAATGGGGCAGCTTCTCAAGTACATAGTTGGCAGTTCATGGATGATGATTTCAGTAACTGTTTGCAACACTCTGTAAATTCCAGCGATTGTGTATCGCAAAGTCTCATCGATCCAGGAAATGTAATTGAATATCCGCTCCAAGAGGATGAGAGAAAGGGGGGTAATCATGATCGGCTGGGTGTGGACGTTCGAGATGATGATTTCCACTATCAAAGCATTCTCTCGAGTCTCCTGAAAACTTCCAAGGAACTTATCTTTGGGCCCAGTTTACCAAAGGGTAAGAGGGAATCGAGTTTTCGGACATGGAAGAAAGGAGGATCTGCAAATTCCGGCAAACTGAGCTCTGGAACTAACCAGAGACTGTTGAAAAGTATTCTTTTCGAAGTTCCTCATATGCATGATGAGGGCTTACGCGAATATCAAATGGAAAGTAGCTGCATGAAGAATGGAGTTTGTAGACCTGAAGCTGATGAAATAGGCCAAAACCATGTCTTAGCTGAGAGAAGACGAAGGGAAAGGATACATGAGCAGTTTGGGACTCTAAAATCGATAGTCCCTTCCGTTAACAAG TTCGATAAGGTATCTGTCCTAGATGACACGATTGAGTACTTGAAGCAACTCGTGAGGAGGGTCGAAGAACTGGAGTGCACAGTATCAGAAGAGAACCACAGAAGAAAACTACCCCAAGACACGAGTGAGAGGACATGTGATAATTACGGTGAGAACAAGCTCGGGATCGGTAAGAGGCATTCAGTAAGTAAGAGGCCATCGGTAAGCAAGAGGAAGGCTCAGGAGATGGATGAGACTGGAACTGAGATCAATTGCACCGAGAACTTGATTGTAACTGTCGAGGATAAGGAAGTTGTGATCGAGATGAAGTGCAAATGGAGGGAAGGGCTCCTACTTGAGGTTATAAATGCAGCAAGCAATCTTCGTTTAGATTCTCACTCGGTTCAGACTTCCACTGCTGATGGGATTCTCTCGCTAGCAATGAGGTCTAAG TTTGTGGGATCAGCTAGTCCATCGGCTCAAACAATCAGGCAAGCACTGCAGAGATTTGCTTGGAGACAACGTTGA